GCTCGTGCTCGTTGAGCACCACGTCGTCCACGACGGTGCGTCCTTCTCCGTGCTGATGTGGGAGCTGGACGCGCTCTACAACGCCTACCTGCGGGGAGAAGAATCGCCGCTGCCGGAGCTGCTCGTGCAGTACCGCGACTTCGCCGCCTGGCAGCGCGAGGTGCTCGACTCCCCGGCCATGAAGGCTCAGCTCGCGTTCTGGCGCGAGCGGCTGGCTGGCGCGCCCGAGGTGCTGCCGCTGCGCACCGACCACCCGCGACCCCGTGTGCAGACCTTCAACGGGGACCTCCTCCGGTTGGAGCTGCCGCCCGCGCTGCCTGGCGCCCTGCGCACCTTCTGCCAGCAGGAGGGTGTCACCCTCTTCAACGTCCTCTTCGCCGCCTTCGCCACGTTGCTTCACCGATACACCGGGGAGCGGGACTTGTGCATCGGCTCGGCCTTCGCCGCCAGAGCCGGTGTCCGGAACATCGAGAACCTCATCGGCATGTTCGTCAATGCCGTCGTCCTGCGGTGTGACGTCTCTGGCGCTCCGCCGTTCCGGGACCTGGTCCGCCAGGTGCGTGACCTCACGGCGGCGGCGGCGGAGAACCAGACGTATCCCTTCCTCAAGCTGATCGAGGCCCTGGGCGTGAAGCGCGACCCCAGCCGAAACCCGCTCGTTCAGGCCATGTTCAGCTTTCACGACTCGGCTGTGCCCAGTCCTCAACTGGGCGGCGCCGCCTGCACCATCTTCGAGCGTGGCAACGGCTCCTCGAAGGTGGACCTGGACGTCGTCGCCATTCCGCATGCCGGCCGATACCTGGGAGACCCGACGCGCGGCGATGCGCGCATCTCGCTCATCTGGGAGTACAACCGGGACCTCTTCGACCGCGCGACGATGGAGCGGATGTCCACCCACTTCATGCGGCTGCTCGAGTCCGCGGTGGCCAGCCCCGGCACCCCGGTGTCGCGGCTGCCGATGCTCGTCGATGCGGAGCGCCACGCCCTCCTGGTGGAGCGAAACGGCCCCGTCGCGTCTGGCTCCGAGCCCTCAGTGCATCACCAGGTACTGGCGCAGGCTCTGCGGACTCCCGGCGCGGTGGCCGTGCGAGACGAGGTGGGGAGCCTCACCTACGCGGAGTTGGTCCGGCGCGCGACGCTGCTGGCCGAGCATCTCCGTCGGCAGGGCGCGGGCGAGGACTCGGTCGTTGGCGTCTGCACGCCTCGCGGCGCCGACCTGGTGACGGCCGAGCTGGGGGTGATGTTGGCCGGTGCCGCCTTTTTGCCCCTGGATCCTGAGCACCCCGCGGATCGGCTCGCGCTCATCCTCGCCGATGCCGGCGTTCGCCAGGTGGTCACCACCCGAGCGCTCTCCGAGCGGCTTCCTGCCTCGCTGGAGCGGGTGTGCGTCGAGGACTTCCGTGCCCCCGGCACACCGCGCGCTGACCTTCCTACCGGCGTGCGGCCCGGCCAGCTGGCCTATGTCATGTACACCTCTGGGTCCACGGGCCGACCCAAGGGGGTGATGGTGGAGCACCGCTCGCTGGCCCACCTCGTTGGGTGGCACCGGCGCGCCTTCGGCCTGGACGCCGACAGCCGCACCACGCTCCTTTACTCGCCCGCCTTCGATCCCTCCGCAGCGGAGATCTGGCCGGCGCTGGTGGCCGGCGCCACGCTGCACGTCCCCGTACAGGACGTGCGGCTGTCCCCAGAGCGGCTCCAGGCCTGGCTCCTGTCCGAGCGCATCACCTTCACGGACCTGCCCACGGCGCTCGCTGAGCGTCTGCTGGCCCTGCCATGGCCCGCTTCGTGCGAGCTGCGCACGGTGCTTGCGGGCGGAGACCGGCTCCACGCACGTCCGGCGCCTGGACTGCCTTGGCGGCTGTTCAACCAATACGGCCCCACCGAGACCACCGTGACGGCCACCTCCGGCGAGGTTCTCCCCGCCGAGAGGGATGAGGCACTGCCCGCCATCGGTCAGCCCATCGACGGGGCCACGGCGTACGTTCTGGATGCCGAGCTGCAACTGGTGCCCCCAGGCGTCGCGGGAGAGCTGTACATCGGCGGCGCCGGAGTGGCGCGGGGCTACCTGAACCGCCCGGAGCTCACCGCCGGGTCCTTCATCCCCGACCCGTTCTCCTCGAGCCCTGGCGCGCGCCTGTACCGCACGGGAGATCGGGTCGCCGTGCGGCCGGAAGGTGCGCTCGAGTTCCTGGGCCGCATGGACGCGCAGGTCAAGATTCGCGGCTTTCGGGTTGAGCCAGCGGAGATCTCCGCGCTGCTGCGCACGTATCCAGGACTCGCAGAGGCCCACGTCCGCGCCTGGAGTCCCCCAGGTGGTGAGCCGCGGCTGGTCGGCTATCTCGTCCCCCTGGCGGGCCAGGCCATGCCTCCGCCGGCGCGGCTGCGCGAGCACCTCGCCCGCGAGCTGCCGGCCTACATGATTCCCTCTGCTTACGTGGAGCTGAGGGCTCTGCCGCTCACCCATAGCGGCAAGGTGGACGAGCGAGCGCTGCCCGAGCCCGCTCCCGTGGCGCAAGCGCCCCAGGTCCCGCTCGCGAACGAGCTGGAGCGCCAGATCGCTGGCTTCTGGTGCGAGACGCTCCGCCTGGAGCGGGTGGGCGCGGAGGACAACTTCTTCGATCTCGGCGGACACTCCCTGCTGCTTGCGCAAGTGCAGCACCTGCTGAAGAGCCGCCTGGGCCACGACCTGCCCATGGTGAAGTTGTTCGAGTTCCCCACGGTCCGGGCACTCGCCGGGTATCTCCAGGGCCAGGATGATGGCGGCGAGGCGGCCGCCGCGCAGGAGCAGCGACAGGAGCAGCGACGGAGCGGGCGCGCGCGCTTGCTGAACCGCCGGGGAAGGCTGGCGACGGATAGCAGCTCGGAGGAATCGGAATGAGTGCCTCGCAGGAGCTGGAGGAAGAGGACCGCTCCGCGCACATCGCGGTGGTGGGCCTGGCGTGCCGGCTCCCCGGTGCCGCCAACGCCGAGGAGTTCTGGGCCAACCTGGCTGGCGGCGTCGAGTCCATCACCTTCTTCGGCCCGGACGGGCGCCCCTGCCAGCAGCCAGCAGGGGAGAGCGCTTCGGGCCAGGAGGTGCCCGCCTTCGGCATGGTGGCGGACGCCGACATGTTCGACGCGGCGGCCTTCAGCTGTTCGCCCCTGGAAGCCCTCATGCTGGACCCGCAGCACCGGGTGTTCCTGGAGTGCGCGCGCGAGGCACTGGAGGACGCCGGGTATGACCCCGCACGCTACCGTGGCGCCATCGGCGTCTACGCTGGGGGCAGCGAAACCTCCTATCTGTCCGCGCTCCGCGCCCGGAGGGATCTGCTCGCGGGTGCCAGCGACTGGCAGCTTCGGCTGGCCACGGGCGTGGACTTCCTCACCAGTCGGGTGGCCTACAAGCTCGGGCTGCGGGGGCCCGCCGTCACCGTGCAGACGGCCTGCTCCACGTCCCTGGTCGCCATCCACGTGGCCGCTCAGGCGCTGCTCGCCGGGGACTGCGACATCGCCCTGGCCGGAGGCGCGTCGATGCATGTGCCGCCACGCTTCGGCCACTACAGCGAAGGCGGGCCGCTGTCTCCGGACGGCCGCTGCCGTGCTTTCGACTCGCGCGCGCAGGGCACCGTGGGCAGCAATGGCGCCGCGCTCGTGGTGCTCAAGCGGCTCTCGGATGCCCTGGAGGATGGGGACACCATCCGCGCCGTGCTCCGGGGCTCCGCCATCAACAACGACGCCGCTGGGAAGATTGGCTTCACCGCGCCGAGCGTGGAGGGCCAGGCCCACGTCATCGAGACCGCCCAGCGCGCCGCCGGCGTGGAGCCCGAGGGCATCACCTATATCGAGGCCCATGGCACCGGTACGCGGCTGGGAGACCCCATCGAGCTCGCCGCGCTGACGAAGGCGTTCGGCACCTCCCAGCGGCACTTCTGCTGGATTGGCTCGGTGAAGACGAACATCGGCCACACGGACGCGGCGGCGGGCGTGGCTGGCTTCATCAAGACCGTCCTCGCGCTGGAGCACCGGAAGCTGCCGCCCAGCCTGAACTTCGAGAAGCCCAACCCGGAGATCGACTTCGAGCACAGCCCCTTCCGTGTGAATACGGAGCTGCGGGACTGGGACACTGGCGGCCTGCAACGACGGGCCGGCGTCAGCTCGCTGGGCATCGGCGGCACCAATGCTCACGCCGTGCTGGAGGAGGCGCCCGAGCCGCCCGCTCCGGAGCGCTCAAGCACTCCGCAACTGTTGGTGCTGTCAGCCCATGGCCCCGCCGCGCTGGCCCGGGCCGTGGACCGGCTTGGCGGCCATCTGCGCAAGCACCCGGAAGTCCCTCTTGGCGACGTCGCCTGGACGCTTCAGGTGGGACGCTCCGCGCACGCGCACCGTTGGTTCGCCGTGGGCCGGGATACCTCCGAGGTCCTCCGCGCGCTGGCGGAACAGGAGGCCTCCCCAGGCGGCGCGCGTCTGGAGCCGGGAGAACGCCCGGTGGTGTTCATGTTCTCCGGTCACGGTGGCCAACACGTGGGCATGGGCCGCGAGCTGTATGCCACGCAGCCGGCCTTCCGCGAGGCCGTGGATGAGTGCCGCGCGCACCTGACACCTCTCGTGGGGTTCGACCTTCGGACGGTGCTCCATCCCGAGCCTTCGGATGCCGACGCGCTCGAACAGGCCTCCGCTCGGATGGGAGAGCTCGTCATCGGCCAGCTCTCCGTCTTCGTCATCGAGTACGCGGTGGCGCGGCTGTGGAAGCGCTGGGGCGTGAAGCCCGCAGCCGTGGTGGGGCACAGCCTGGGTGCCTATGCCGCCGCCACGGTGGCTGGCGTGTTCTCCCTGCCGGATGCCCTGCGCCTGGTCCTGGAGCGCGCGCGCATCATCGCGAGTCTGCCCGAGGGCGCCATGTTGGCCGTGCCGCTGCCCGAGGCCGAGCTGGCGCCCCTGCTCCAGGCTGGGATCTCCCTGGCGGCCGTGAACGGACCCGCGCAATGCACGCTGGCCGGTACGGTGGCGGACATTGAAGCCTTTCAGGCCCGGCTGACGGCGCGCGGCGTGGAGTCGCGCATCCTGCGCATCCCGCGCGCTGGGCACTCGCACCTCGTAGAGCCGGTCCTGGCCGCGTTCACCGCCTGCGTCCAGCGCGTCGAGCGTCGTCCTCCCCAGCTCCCGTGGATCTCCGACCTCACCGGCGCCGCCGTCTCGGCGGAGCAGGCCGTGGACCCTGCATACTGGGTCGCGCACCTGCGCCACACGGTCCGCTTTGGCGATGCGCTGAGCACGCTGCTCGCCGGCCCGGCCAGCATCTTCCTGGAGGTGGGGCCTGGACGGACCCTGGCGACACTGGCGCGCCAGCACCCCGCCGCGGGTACGCACCTCTCGGTGGCCACCCTCCCGCACCCCGCGGACAACACATCCGATCTGGTCAGCGCGCTCACCGCGGCCGGGCGCCTGTGGTCCGTGGGAGTTCCGCTCTCCTGGCAGGGATTGCACGCAGGCGCGCGGCGTCGGCGGGTGCCTCTGCCGACCTATCCCTTCGAGCGCCAGCGCTACCTGGTCGAGGCGCCGGACATGCCCGCTCCCGTTTCGGCGCAGGCAGGCGAGGGGACTCTGCTCGGCGTGCCTCGGAACGAGCCGGCTTTCGTGGCTCCTGCCGCCGAGCAGGAGTTGCCCGGGAGCGAAGATCTGATGGTGCGCCGCATCGCCACCGCCTTCGCCGAGGTTCTGGGGTTGCCCCGGGTGGGGCTCCACGACAACTTCTTCGAGCTGGGGGGCGACTCGCTGATGGCGTCGCAGCTCATCGCGCGGCTGCGCCCGCATCTCTCCGCTCCCCTGCGGGTGAAGAACATCTTCCGCGCCCCCACCGTGGCCCGGCTGGCCCGCTTCATCGAGGAGGCGTCGGCCGGCGCCAGTCCGCCCTCGGGGCCGGACGAGCCCGCGTCACCCCCCGTGCGTCCCTCCACGAGCTGACGATGACCCTGTCTTCTCCCTGGCTTGCCTGCCGCTTGCGGCGCCCAGACGCCTCCGTGCGCCTCTTCTGCTTCCCCCACAGCGGAGGCTCCGTGGGCGAGTACGTCCGCTGGGCGGACTCGCTCCCGAGCGTCGAGGTGTGGGGCGTGCAGCTTCCCGGCCGTGGCGCGCGGGTGGAGGAGGCGCCGCTCACCCAGGTGCGCGAGCTGGTGGACACCCTGGTGCGCGCGGTGGATTTCGGCACCTCCTTCGCGTTCTTCGGGCACAGCCTGGGGGCACTCGTGGCCTTCGAGACGGCCCGGCGTCTGCGTGACCTGGGCCGGGCGCCGCCGGGCTGGCTGTTCCTCTCCGCGGCCCCCGCTCCGCAGGTCCCTCGGCGGGGCATTCTCACGAGCCACCTGGACGACGATGGGCTGCTCACCGCGCTCGAGCCCATCTACGGCGAGCTGGCCCTGGAGCTCCGGGAAGATGCCGAGCTGCGCGAGCTCATCCTGCCGGGTTTGCGCGCGGACCTGGCGCTCGTGGAGTCCTACCGGCACGAGGCCGGAGCGCCCCTGGACTGCACCATGGTCGTCACGGGCGGCGCGCAGGACGACCTGACCCGCGAGGAGCTGGAGCCGTGGCGAGTCCATACCACCGGGCCCTTCGAGCTCCACTTGCTGCCCGGCGGCCACTTCTACCTGCGGGAGCAGAAGGACACGCTCCTGCGCCTCCTGGGCGAGGCCCTGCGCCAGGGCCCCCCTCGCACCGTTTCCCGAAAGGATCCGCAGCCATGAGCATGCCTCTGCACCCCGCCACCCGCAGCCGCGAGGGCTTCCTGGGCCAGCTCTTCGCGGGGAAGCTCCGCTGGGACCTCGTCCGCGCGTTCCCCGAACAGGATCCGGAGGAGCGGCGGCAGGGGGATGTCGTCATCGCCGAGGTCGAGCAGTTCCTGAGAGAGCACGTGAACCCGGACGAGGTAGAGCGCACGGGGCGGATCTCCCCGGAGCTGCGGGAGGCCCTGCGCGCGCGGGGCTACTACAAGCTCCAGGCAGCGCGGGAGTTGGGGGGCCGAGGGCTCTCCATGATGAACACCTTCCGCGTCATCGAAGTCGTGATGAGCTGGAGCCTCCCGGTCGGTTACACGCTGGCCATCCACAGTGGCCTGGGCGCGGGCGCCATCATCGAGGCGGTCCAGTCCGGTCCGCTCCGGGACTATGTCCGCGCCCGGATGGCCGAGGGGGCCATCTCCGGCTGGGCCGACACCGAGCCCGCCGGGGCCTCCGTGCGGCGCGCGTCCACCACCGCCGTGCCCACGGAAGATGGGACGGCCTATGTCCTGAACGGCGAGAAGGTCTACATCGGCAACGGGTCCATCGCGGATCTGCTGAACGTCACCGCCACGCTCTGCGAAGGCGGCAAGGAGCAGATCAGCCTCTTCTTCGTGGAGACGACGAGCCCCGGCTTTCGAGTGCGGGCCGAGCACGGGCTGATGGGCCTGCGCGGGCTGCCCATCGCCGCGCTGAGCTTCGACAACGTGCGGGTGCCGAAGGAGCGGATGCTGGCGATGTCGCAGGAGCACTGGCGGAACACGCCGCTGCTGGAGCCCCTCAGCGCCCTGGGCCGCATGTACATCATCGTGGGAGCGTCCCTGGCGCTCTCCAAGAAGTGCCTCCAGTGGTCGCGTGAGTACCTCCACCGGCGCCTGGCCCAGGGGCGCGCGCTCGGCGACTTCGATGAGATCCAGCGGCTGGTCTCCACCACCGCGTCCGAGGTCTTCGCCATGGAGAGCGTGTCCCGGTGGAACCTCACGGGCGTGACGGCGGACAACCTGCCCGTGCGCTGGTTCGAGCACGTGGCGGCCAAGAACATCGCCTCGCTGGCGTGCGCGCGCGTCGTGGACCGGACCCTGTCGCTGCTCGCCGCCGAGGGCTACGAGACGTCAGAGAGCAAGGCGGCCCGGGGCATGGTTCCGGTTCCGCTGGAGCGCGCCCTGCGCGACGCCCGAGCCTTCCGCGTGGCGGGCGGCGTGGACTTCCTCGTGGACCACAAGGCCGCGCGGGAGGGGCTCTTCTCCCTCTACTACCCGGCGCCCGCGCATGCCGCGGAGCTCGAGGCTCCCCCCGCGCCCCTTCCCGTGGAGGAGCACCTGTCGGCCCGCAACCGCGAGCACCTCCAGAGCACGGCCCAGGAGGTCCACCGGCTCGCACGGAAGAGCCTGGAGCTGTCGCGCCGCTACCCGGACGCGGGCGTGCTCTACGCGCGTGAGCGGACGCTCATCCTGCTCAACCAGATCTGCAACGAGCTGTTCACCATGTCCGTCACGCTGGCCCACGCCTCGGCCCTGGCCGCGCGAGGCCAGCCGCACGCCGGCGAGCTGGCGGACATCTACTGCACCGCCGCGCGGTACCGCCTGGACGATCTCTGGCGGCAGACCGACGCCGAGACGGAGCCGGACTTCGCGGGGGTGAGCGCCCGCTGGCTGTCCGGAGGCGAGCTCGATTTCCTGCTGTGCGACGTGGTCACCCGGCCGTGAGGCCGGGGTTCAGCGCGAGGGAGCAGGGGAGGGCGGCACCGCGTCGTTGCGGTGAATGACGCCCTCCTTCATCACGAAGAAGACCTTCTGGGTGGCGCGGATGTCCTGGAGGGGATTGCCGGGCACGGCGACGACGTCCGCCAGCTTCCCCGGCTCCAGCGTCCCCAGCGTATCCGACACGCCGAGCAGCTCCGCCGCGTTCACCGTGGCGGTGCGCAGCGCCTCGGCGGGCGGCATGCCCGCTTCCACCAGCAGCGCGAACTCCTCCGCGTTGCGCCCATGGACGAACACGCCTGCGTCCGTGCCGAAGGCGATGCGCACCTTGAGGGCAATCGCCTTGCGCAGCACCTGCTCCCGCCGCTGGTTCACCGCGCGGAGCTTGAGGACGCTTTCCGGCGGCAGGTTGCCTTGCTCCGCCAGCTCCTTCACCCCGTAGAAGGCGAGGGTCGTGGGTACGTACCAGGTGCCCTTGCGCTTCATCAGCTCCAGGCCCTCGTCGTCCAGCAGGGTGCCGTGCTCGAGGGAGTCCGCGCCCGCGCGGATGGCGCGCTTGGCTCCCTCCGCGCCGTGGGCGTGCGCGGCCACCTTGCGCCGGTGCGCGTGGGCCTCGTCCACCACCGCGTCCAGCTCCGCCTGGGTGAGCTGCGGCGCATCGGCGTCCGCGTTGAAGCTCATGACGCCTCCCGTGGCGCACACCTTGATGAGGTCGGCGCCGTACTTGAGGGTCTCGCGCACGCGGGCGCGCAGCGCGTCCGGGCCATCCGCCACGCCGGGGCTCGCATCCCGGGCCAGCAGTCCCTTGCGCCACGAGTTGCCGTAGTCACAGTGCCCGCCCGTGGAACTCAGGCTGGACGCCGCCGCGAGGATGCGCGGCCCCACCACGGTGCCGCGCGCGATGGCGTTGCGCAGGCCCACGTCGATGAAGTCCTCCGCGCCCAGGACGCGCACCGTGGTGAAGCCCGCCATCAGCGTCTTGCGCGCGAAGGGCAGCGTGTCCAGCGTGAGTTCGGGGATCGTGCGCTGGAAGCCGTCGATGAGGTCCTTGCGCCAGTCGGGTCCGGGCTCCACGGTCAGGTGCGTGTGAGCATCCATGAAGCCCGGCAGCAACGTGGCATCGCCCAGCTCCACCACCTTCGCGCCCTCCGGCACGGGCGCCTTCGGTCCCACGCCCAGCACCTTTCCCTCGGCTACCACCACCACGCCCGGGGTGACGAGCTTCCCCGTCTTCGCGTCGAAGAGGCGCGCGGCCTTGAGGACGTGGACCGGCTGGGAAGGCTCGGCGGCGGCAGCGGACAGGGACAGCAGGAGAGGACCCAGGAGGAGGACGCGTCGCATGAGGCGCTCATTGTGGCAGAAGGCGGACGCCGAGAGTTTGACCCGTCTCGGAAAGGTGGCGAAGTAGCGAGTTCCTGCTCGATCTTCCTCGCTAGGGCTCCGATGGAATTCTATTTCTCGTGCGATGCCTGCCGTTCGACCTACACCATGCGTGTCAACGCGCCGGCCAGTTGCGGGCAGTTCGGTTGCGAGCCCAGAAAACACCGAAAGCTGAACCTCCTGCCCTACTACGATTCCACCACCCAGACGCGGCAGCTCGTGACGCTTCAAGAGTCGGGATTGCCGAACCTGCCCATGCTCCAGGGGTTGCCGTACGAGGTCCGCTTCCTCATCGCGCAGTGTCTGGACTTCCCAACGATGGCGAAGATGGCGGTCCTCTCCAAGGCGACGCTGAAGATCGTTCGGCCCATCCTCCAGGGGCTCGTCAACGCTTACGGCGTCAGCACCTACCAGGGCGCTCAGGCATTCTCCTCGGCGCTGACGACGTCATCCTACGGTGCAACCCAGTCGCTGATGGCCTTCGATCAGGTCGACTTCTCGCGATTGAGGGCGCTCGTGGGCACTCCACCGGGACTCACGGTGGCCTACGGCAGCGTGGGCAAGGGGGACAGTAGAGGCATGACGACCAAGGAGGTCGTGCCGGTCGGCGGCAAGATGCACAACAAGTTCGCCGTGTTCAGGATGCCCACCGGCAACTATGTGACCTTTACCGGCTCGCCCAACATCTCGAAGGGCGCGATGACGGGCTTGAACGTCGAGTCAGCCCTCGTCATCGACGGGCCTCAAGTCGGGTATTTGTTCAAGCAGTACCATGGCCTGCTGATGGGCAATCCCACGCAGGAAGCCCTCCGCGCCTTCGGCCAGGGAGTGAACGCACTCAACGCGAGCGGCGGTCCCGTGCGAATCGCGTTCGCGCCCTTTCAGAACGTCGCGGACTTCGTGGCGGCGGAGATCGCCGGAGCGGACAGCGTGCTCGTCCGCATGTTCCTCATCAGCCCGAAGTACAAGATCGCGAAGGCCGGCGATGGCAGCGATCCGAGCCAATATGACGAGCCCTTCCTCAACTCCCTCATCACACTGTCGAAGGCGGGGGCCTCGGTCTGCGTGGTGTTGGACCGCAACAACTATGACAACACCCAGAAGAAGACCGGTTTCGTGGGAGACGCGGCGAAATACGTCACCGCCTTTGCGCCCAAAGCAAAGTTCTATGTCGAGACCGGGTTCCAGATGACCAAGCGTGGCCCGATCGGCATCATGCACGACAAGCTCATCCTCGTGAGGAAGGGGACGCGCTACAAGGTGCTGCTCGGGAGCTCTGGAATGACGACGAACAACTATGACCAGAGCAATTACGAGAATATGATCGCGCTCGATGGGCAGGGCGCCTAC
Above is a genomic segment from Hyalangium ruber containing:
- a CDS encoding non-ribosomal peptide synthetase; translated protein: MPPPLVHQLVERRATELPSHVAVSHSGEALTYAALNEQANRLAHALLARGAGPDSIIGICLPRSVELVVSVLGVLKAGAAWLPLEPSTPPERLRHMVASAGVRWVIGTGPAVERLASQGTQVLSLPGLELASFPAVNPGIRVLPEHLAYVIYTSGSTGLPKGVMISHRALSAFTAYHCGTFALSPTDRAGVIASLGFDAVVMSILPSLAAGVRLELPVDEETRLSPQKLQEWLLAQGITFVFLPTPLAERMLPLAWPEACALRLMLTGGDRLHMRPRPGLPFQLVNGYGPAECTIYCTSDVVPPGGESREERLPSIGRPIDGAEILLLDPELRPVGAGETGEIFIGGSGLARGYVGAPELTAERFIPNPFSRAGGERLYRTGDLGRWLPDGSLEFHGRSDRQVKVRGIRIEPAEITAALLTHPHVGAAHVMARSTGTPEAGRDVSFVAWFAPKDARAVPGTAQLREHLRAWLPEAMIPRTFVVVDALPLGPTGKVDPQALPVPAAHASRSSEYVAPRTELERGLARVWQEVLRLEQVGIQDDFFALGGHSLLATQITARVEDSLRIPLSLRELFAHPRIAQLAEVLEARRAAPAKALLPPVVRAASQRAPLSVQQEQVWFLQKLSPDSISYQAQTTLRVLGGLDLAVLERALTEITRRHELLRTTYEEVDGRPWQRVLPVTPVHVPLLDLSVLPADERERQREAAIRQELRRPISLFEPPLARWSAIRLAPDEHELVLVEHHVVHDGASFSVLMWELDALYNAYLRGEESPLPELLVQYRDFAAWQREVLDSPAMKAQLAFWRERLAGAPEVLPLRTDHPRPRVQTFNGDLLRLELPPALPGALRTFCQQEGVTLFNVLFAAFATLLHRYTGERDLCIGSAFAARAGVRNIENLIGMFVNAVVLRCDVSGAPPFRDLVRQVRDLTAAAAENQTYPFLKLIEALGVKRDPSRNPLVQAMFSFHDSAVPSPQLGGAACTIFERGNGSSKVDLDVVAIPHAGRYLGDPTRGDARISLIWEYNRDLFDRATMERMSTHFMRLLESAVASPGTPVSRLPMLVDAERHALLVERNGPVASGSEPSVHHQVLAQALRTPGAVAVRDEVGSLTYAELVRRATLLAEHLRRQGAGEDSVVGVCTPRGADLVTAELGVMLAGAAFLPLDPEHPADRLALILADAGVRQVVTTRALSERLPASLERVCVEDFRAPGTPRADLPTGVRPGQLAYVMYTSGSTGRPKGVMVEHRSLAHLVGWHRRAFGLDADSRTTLLYSPAFDPSAAEIWPALVAGATLHVPVQDVRLSPERLQAWLLSERITFTDLPTALAERLLALPWPASCELRTVLAGGDRLHARPAPGLPWRLFNQYGPTETTVTATSGEVLPAERDEALPAIGQPIDGATAYVLDAELQLVPPGVAGELYIGGAGVARGYLNRPELTAGSFIPDPFSSSPGARLYRTGDRVAVRPEGALEFLGRMDAQVKIRGFRVEPAEISALLRTYPGLAEAHVRAWSPPGGEPRLVGYLVPLAGQAMPPPARLREHLARELPAYMIPSAYVELRALPLTHSGKVDERALPEPAPVAQAPQVPLANELERQIAGFWCETLRLERVGAEDNFFDLGGHSLLLAQVQHLLKSRLGHDLPMVKLFEFPTVRALAGYLQGQDDGGEAAAAQEQRQEQRRSGRARLLNRRGRLATDSSSEESE
- a CDS encoding type I polyketide synthase, which encodes MSASQELEEEDRSAHIAVVGLACRLPGAANAEEFWANLAGGVESITFFGPDGRPCQQPAGESASGQEVPAFGMVADADMFDAAAFSCSPLEALMLDPQHRVFLECAREALEDAGYDPARYRGAIGVYAGGSETSYLSALRARRDLLAGASDWQLRLATGVDFLTSRVAYKLGLRGPAVTVQTACSTSLVAIHVAAQALLAGDCDIALAGGASMHVPPRFGHYSEGGPLSPDGRCRAFDSRAQGTVGSNGAALVVLKRLSDALEDGDTIRAVLRGSAINNDAAGKIGFTAPSVEGQAHVIETAQRAAGVEPEGITYIEAHGTGTRLGDPIELAALTKAFGTSQRHFCWIGSVKTNIGHTDAAAGVAGFIKTVLALEHRKLPPSLNFEKPNPEIDFEHSPFRVNTELRDWDTGGLQRRAGVSSLGIGGTNAHAVLEEAPEPPAPERSSTPQLLVLSAHGPAALARAVDRLGGHLRKHPEVPLGDVAWTLQVGRSAHAHRWFAVGRDTSEVLRALAEQEASPGGARLEPGERPVVFMFSGHGGQHVGMGRELYATQPAFREAVDECRAHLTPLVGFDLRTVLHPEPSDADALEQASARMGELVIGQLSVFVIEYAVARLWKRWGVKPAAVVGHSLGAYAAATVAGVFSLPDALRLVLERARIIASLPEGAMLAVPLPEAELAPLLQAGISLAAVNGPAQCTLAGTVADIEAFQARLTARGVESRILRIPRAGHSHLVEPVLAAFTACVQRVERRPPQLPWISDLTGAAVSAEQAVDPAYWVAHLRHTVRFGDALSTLLAGPASIFLEVGPGRTLATLARQHPAAGTHLSVATLPHPADNTSDLVSALTAAGRLWSVGVPLSWQGLHAGARRRRVPLPTYPFERQRYLVEAPDMPAPVSAQAGEGTLLGVPRNEPAFVAPAAEQELPGSEDLMVRRIATAFAEVLGLPRVGLHDNFFELGGDSLMASQLIARLRPHLSAPLRVKNIFRAPTVARLARFIEEASAGASPPSGPDEPASPPVRPSTS
- a CDS encoding thioesterase II family protein, whose protein sequence is MTLSSPWLACRLRRPDASVRLFCFPHSGGSVGEYVRWADSLPSVEVWGVQLPGRGARVEEAPLTQVRELVDTLVRAVDFGTSFAFFGHSLGALVAFETARRLRDLGRAPPGWLFLSAAPAPQVPRRGILTSHLDDDGLLTALEPIYGELALELREDAELRELILPGLRADLALVESYRHEAGAPLDCTMVVTGGAQDDLTREELEPWRVHTTGPFELHLLPGGHFYLREQKDTLLRLLGEALRQGPPRTVSRKDPQP
- a CDS encoding acyl-CoA dehydrogenase family protein; translated protein: MSMPLHPATRSREGFLGQLFAGKLRWDLVRAFPEQDPEERRQGDVVIAEVEQFLREHVNPDEVERTGRISPELREALRARGYYKLQAARELGGRGLSMMNTFRVIEVVMSWSLPVGYTLAIHSGLGAGAIIEAVQSGPLRDYVRARMAEGAISGWADTEPAGASVRRASTTAVPTEDGTAYVLNGEKVYIGNGSIADLLNVTATLCEGGKEQISLFFVETTSPGFRVRAEHGLMGLRGLPIAALSFDNVRVPKERMLAMSQEHWRNTPLLEPLSALGRMYIIVGASLALSKKCLQWSREYLHRRLAQGRALGDFDEIQRLVSTTASEVFAMESVSRWNLTGVTADNLPVRWFEHVAAKNIASLACARVVDRTLSLLAAEGYETSESKAARGMVPVPLERALRDARAFRVAGGVDFLVDHKAAREGLFSLYYPAPAHAAELEAPPAPLPVEEHLSARNREHLQSTAQEVHRLARKSLELSRRYPDAGVLYARERTLILLNQICNELFTMSVTLAHASALAARGQPHAGELADIYCTAARYRLDDLWRQTDAETEPDFAGVSARWLSGGELDFLLCDVVTRP
- a CDS encoding metal-dependent hydrolase family protein, with translation MRRVLLLGPLLLSLSAAAAEPSQPVHVLKAARLFDAKTGKLVTPGVVVVAEGKVLGVGPKAPVPEGAKVVELGDATLLPGFMDAHTHLTVEPGPDWRKDLIDGFQRTIPELTLDTLPFARKTLMAGFTTVRVLGAEDFIDVGLRNAIARGTVVGPRILAAASSLSSTGGHCDYGNSWRKGLLARDASPGVADGPDALRARVRETLKYGADLIKVCATGGVMSFNADADAPQLTQAELDAVVDEAHAHRRKVAAHAHGAEGAKRAIRAGADSLEHGTLLDDEGLELMKRKGTWYVPTTLAFYGVKELAEQGNLPPESVLKLRAVNQRREQVLRKAIALKVRIAFGTDAGVFVHGRNAEEFALLVEAGMPPAEALRTATVNAAELLGVSDTLGTLEPGKLADVVAVPGNPLQDIRATQKVFFVMKEGVIHRNDAVPPSPAPSR
- a CDS encoding phospholipase D-like domain-containing protein — its product is MRVNAPASCGQFGCEPRKHRKLNLLPYYDSTTQTRQLVTLQESGLPNLPMLQGLPYEVRFLIAQCLDFPTMAKMAVLSKATLKIVRPILQGLVNAYGVSTYQGAQAFSSALTTSSYGATQSLMAFDQVDFSRLRALVGTPPGLTVAYGSVGKGDSRGMTTKEVVPVGGKMHNKFAVFRMPTGNYVTFTGSPNISKGAMTGLNVESALVIDGPQVGYLFKQYHGLLMGNPTQEALRAFGQGVNALNASGGPVRIAFAPFQNVADFVAAEIAGADSVLVRMFLISPKYKIAKAGDGSDPSQYDEPFLNSLITLSKAGASVCVVLDRNNYDNTQKKTGFVGDAAKYVTAFAPKAKFYVETGFQMTKRGPIGIMHDKLILVRKGTRYKVLLGSSGMTTNNYDQSNYENMIALDGQGAYEHFLQLHNSGWREEAVIPDSFSKKWKL